In Vitis riparia cultivar Riparia Gloire de Montpellier isolate 1030 chromosome 19, EGFV_Vit.rip_1.0, whole genome shotgun sequence, the following proteins share a genomic window:
- the LOC117909004 gene encoding uncharacterized protein ycf45 isoform X1, which translates to MLIFPLLRFSPPPLWLQRLPCQPLTPFSKFSPKLPYPTIHSSPFSSPLRILPAKFSGYPRKFPNSLLSSYLASASAGEDEFEVELDRLLALLPEEMRRRVSEHAELHQLIEVVMDLGRKPLARFPSGDFVLSDCPITVQDIEFATSQVGDFAIDNRAGISRTLHRISAIRNRKGAIIGLTCRVGRAISGSANLLQDLVKDGASLLLIGPPGVGKTTIIREIARMLANDYKKRVMIVDTSNEIGGDGDIPHAGIGNARRMQVPNSDMQHKVLIEAVENHMPQVIVIDEIGTKLEAMAASTIAQRGIQLVATAHGVTIENLIMNPSLEMLVGGIQSVTLGDEEASRRGVQKTVLERKGPSTFSCGVEIISKTELQVHPSLEATVDAILSGRFPHFEVRKINSQGVENKVQSEAFVHNSSDEKNEVVEDGLEMNEESSTLDELISEPPPDMGGSSAQDTSPVRVFAYGILETSVIQGIKQLKMNDKVDLTDNISEADALLALQSKLKKNSRIQAAAKSHDIPIYVTKTCSLVQITKAVRAILNGHADDLKDFGSEDKINLSERIDALEEARLAIEQVVIPEGEPVELLPRPSHIMLLQRDLIRKYKLQSEKIGTEPDVRLRILPFQTRTDEDRHTSESDVLDSGLDDFICSKNGTIGTPNTVDRLPLLPE; encoded by the exons ATGCTCATATTTCCTCTACTTCgcttctctcctcctcctctGTGGTTGCAGCGGCTCCCATGTCAACCCCTAaccccattttcaaaattttccccaaAACTCCCCTACCCAACTATCCACTCCTCGCCATTTTCATCTCCTCTTCGCATTCTCCCCGCAAAATTTTCTGGGTATCCCAGAAAATTTCCGAATTCTCTATTATCGAGTTATTTGGCTTCCGCTTCAGCCGGGGAGGATGAGTTCGAAGTTGAATTGGACCGCCTATTGGCTCTGTTGCCGGAGGAGATGCGTCGGAGAGTAAGCGAGCACGCGGAGCTCCACCAGTTGATTGAAGTTGTCATGGATTTGGGTCGGAAGCCGCTGGCCCGGTTTCCCTCCGGCGACTTTGTTTTGTCGGATTGTCCGATCACTGTTCAGGATATTGAGTTTGCTACTTCTCAG GTTGGTGACTTTGCCATTGATAACCGGGCAGGTATCAGCCGGACGTTACACCGCATAAGTGCTATAAGGAATCGGAAGGGTGCAATTATTGGTTTAACTTGTCGTGTTGGTCGGGCAATATCAGGAAGTGCCAACTTGTTGCAAGATTTGGTTAAAGATGGGGCTTCTTTGTTGCTCATTGGGCCTCCAGGAGTAGGAAAAACTACAATTATCAG GGAAATAGCTAGGATGCTTGCAAATGATTACAAGAAACGTGTGATGATTGTTGATACCTCAAATGAGATTGGTGGGGATGGTGATATACCTCATGCAGGAATAGGTAATGCTCGTCGGATGCAAGTTCCCAACTCTGATATGCAACATAAG GTACTAATAGAAGCTGTTGAAAATCATATGCCTCAAGTGATTGTAATTGATGAAATTGGCACGAAGCTTGAAGCCATGGCTGCTAGCACAATTGCACAACGTGGGATTCAGCTGGTTGCCACTGCTCATGGAGTAACCATAGAGAATTTGATAATGAATCCTTCTTTAGAGATGCTTGTTGGAGGAATCCAG AGTGTAACACTAGGGGATGAAGAGGCAAGCCGAAGGGGGGTACAGAAGACAGTGCTTGAGAGGAAAGGTCCCTCAACATTTAGTTGTGGTGTGGAGATAATTTCAAAAACTGAGTTGCAAGTTCATCCTAGCTTAGAAGCTACTGTGGATGCTATCCTTTCAG GTCGATTCCCACATTTTGAAGTGAGGAAGATAAACTCTCAGGGAGTAGAAAACAAAGTACAAAGTGAAGCTTTTGTTCACAATTCATCTGATGAGAAAAATGAGGTGGTTGAAGATGGTCTGGAGATGAATGAGGAAAGCAGTACCCTTGATGAACTCATTTCTGAACCTCCTCCAGACATGGGGGGGAGTTCAGCGCAAGATACGTCACCTGTCCGAGTATTTGCTTATGgg ATCCTGGAGACAAGCGTGATTCAAGGGATTAAACAGTTGAAAATGAATGATAAAGTTGATTTAACTGATAATATCAGCGAAGCAGATGCTCTACTTGCCTTGCAGTCCAAACTCAAGAAGAATTCACGGATTCAAGCTGCTGCTAAGTCTCACGACATACCCATCTATGTGACAAAG ACATGCTCATTAGTGCAGATAACAAAGGCTGTTAGAGCAATACTGAACGGTCATGCGGATGATTTAAAGGATTTTGGATCAGAAGACAAAATAAATTTGTCAGAGAGGATTGATGCCCTGGAG GAGGCTAGATTGGCAATTGAACAGGTAGTGATCCCCGAAGGGGAACCTGTGGAGCTACTCCCAAGGCCATCCCATATTATGCTTCTTCAGAGGGACCTTATCCGGAAATATAAGCTACAGTCAGAGAAAATTGGTACAGAGCCAGATGTGAGACTACGCATACTTCCATTTCAAACTAGGACGGATGAAGATAGACACACCAGTGAATCAGATGTCCTAGATAGCGGGCTTGATGACTTCATCTGCAGCAAAAATGGCACAATTGGTACACCCAATACTGTTGATAGATTACCTCTCCTACCTGAATAG
- the LOC117909004 gene encoding uncharacterized protein ycf45 isoform X2, whose protein sequence is MPQVIVIDEIGTKLEAMAASTIAQRGIQLVATAHGVTIENLIMNPSLEMLVGGIQSVTLGDEEASRRGVQKTVLERKGPSTFSCGVEIISKTELQVHPSLEATVDAILSGRFPHFEVRKINSQGVENKVQSEAFVHNSSDEKNEVVEDGLEMNEESSTLDELISEPPPDMGGSSAQDTSPVRVFAYGILETSVIQGIKQLKMNDKVDLTDNISEADALLALQSKLKKNSRIQAAAKSHDIPIYVTKTCSLVQITKAVRAILNGHADDLKDFGSEDKINLSERIDALEEARLAIEQVVIPEGEPVELLPRPSHIMLLQRDLIRKYKLQSEKIGTEPDVRLRILPFQTRTDEDRHTSESDVLDSGLDDFICSKNGTIGTPNTVDRLPLLPE, encoded by the exons ATGCCTCAAGTGATTGTAATTGATGAAATTGGCACGAAGCTTGAAGCCATGGCTGCTAGCACAATTGCACAACGTGGGATTCAGCTGGTTGCCACTGCTCATGGAGTAACCATAGAGAATTTGATAATGAATCCTTCTTTAGAGATGCTTGTTGGAGGAATCCAG AGTGTAACACTAGGGGATGAAGAGGCAAGCCGAAGGGGGGTACAGAAGACAGTGCTTGAGAGGAAAGGTCCCTCAACATTTAGTTGTGGTGTGGAGATAATTTCAAAAACTGAGTTGCAAGTTCATCCTAGCTTAGAAGCTACTGTGGATGCTATCCTTTCAG GTCGATTCCCACATTTTGAAGTGAGGAAGATAAACTCTCAGGGAGTAGAAAACAAAGTACAAAGTGAAGCTTTTGTTCACAATTCATCTGATGAGAAAAATGAGGTGGTTGAAGATGGTCTGGAGATGAATGAGGAAAGCAGTACCCTTGATGAACTCATTTCTGAACCTCCTCCAGACATGGGGGGGAGTTCAGCGCAAGATACGTCACCTGTCCGAGTATTTGCTTATGgg ATCCTGGAGACAAGCGTGATTCAAGGGATTAAACAGTTGAAAATGAATGATAAAGTTGATTTAACTGATAATATCAGCGAAGCAGATGCTCTACTTGCCTTGCAGTCCAAACTCAAGAAGAATTCACGGATTCAAGCTGCTGCTAAGTCTCACGACATACCCATCTATGTGACAAAG ACATGCTCATTAGTGCAGATAACAAAGGCTGTTAGAGCAATACTGAACGGTCATGCGGATGATTTAAAGGATTTTGGATCAGAAGACAAAATAAATTTGTCAGAGAGGATTGATGCCCTGGAG GAGGCTAGATTGGCAATTGAACAGGTAGTGATCCCCGAAGGGGAACCTGTGGAGCTACTCCCAAGGCCATCCCATATTATGCTTCTTCAGAGGGACCTTATCCGGAAATATAAGCTACAGTCAGAGAAAATTGGTACAGAGCCAGATGTGAGACTACGCATACTTCCATTTCAAACTAGGACGGATGAAGATAGACACACCAGTGAATCAGATGTCCTAGATAGCGGGCTTGATGACTTCATCTGCAGCAAAAATGGCACAATTGGTACACCCAATACTGTTGATAGATTACCTCTCCTACCTGAATAG